The Candidatus Omnitrophota bacterium genome contains the following window.
CTGAATTCCGTTCTCAACCATTCCTATCACCTCCTTTTAGCTTAATAGACGCAGGAGGTGATATTTTCTAACGCATTCTTTTTAAATAATTCCGGTAGCTGTCTTTTATATCGCCCAGCGCGTCGCTGCCGAACTTTTCCAGGAAGGCATCAGCAAGCACATACGCCAGTGCTGACTCGGCAATTATGCCTGCAGACTCAACTGCGCAGATATCCGAACGTTGGACAGTGGCCTTGGCAGGTTTTTTGGTGAGTATATTCACTGAATCTAAAGGCTCTAATAACGTAGAGATGGGTTTCATACAGGCATACGCCACGATATCTTCACCGTTAGATACACCGCCTTCAATACCGCCGGCATTATTGGTCTTATGGAAATAACCTTTGTTCTTATTATAATAAATCGCATCATGGACTTCGGAACCAAAAAGGTAAGCAGACCGAAAGCCTAAGCCGATTTCTACCCCTTTAATCCCCGGGATAGACATAATGGCCTGTGCGAGTTTTCCATCTAAGCGCCTGTCTGCCTGCACATAACTCCCCAAGCCGCAAGGCAGGCCTTTAGCTACTACTTCAAAAATGCCGCCTACCGTATCCTTATCAGCCTTGGCTTGGTCAATCTTTTCTCTCATTTCTAATGGAGTAGATACGCCGGCAATAGACAAGACCCGGCTGGATATTTTTATTTTGAATTCCTGCAAGAAAATTTTGCAGATTGCGCCGATGCCGACGCGGCTGGCAGTCTCTCTTGCCGAGGCCCGCTCCAATACGTTACGCGCATCCAGAAAGCCATACTTTAATAATCCAGCTAAATCCGCATGCCCCGGGCGCGGACAAGTTACAGCAGGTAATTTCTCAATACTGAAATCTTTATTCTCAATACATAGGGCAATGGGGCTGCCCAAAGTCAGGCCTTTTCTTAACCCGGAAATTATCCTGGCCTTATCATCTTCAAACTGCATGCGCTTACCCCGGCCGATTCCTTGCTGCCGGCGCTTTAATTCCTGATTTATCTTAGCGGCATCCACCCTTAACCCTGCGGGCATGCCCTCTAAAATCGCTACTAATGCTTTCCCGTGCGACTCACCTGCGGTCAAAAATCTCAACATAATTGCCTCCTATTTCCATAGGCCGCGTTTATTTTGACGCGCCTCCTGATATAATTTCAAAAATGAATCCGCGTATTTTACATTCGGCGGGATAGTCATCAAAGAAGCATACCCTTGACTGATAATTTCCGCGTTCACAAACGTGCCGTCTCCTTTTAAATATACGTAAGCCAAGAGCCGCTGGTATTTATCGTATTTTTCTACATCAAATTCCAGGCTGACACGCTTACCTTCTACCAACTTTTTAGTAAATTCATAGGCGCGCCTGCCTGATTCCCGGATCGCGGCAGTATCCTGCCCGCTCCTCTGGCTATCCTTATAGAGCTTATTTGACTCATGCATCTCCGGGGTATCTATACCAATGAGCCGCACCTTCTCGCCTGTCTCAAGTTGGATGGTATCGCCATCAACTACCCTCTTGACATAAATATTCGTATAATCATAGGTCTTGCCAAAGGGTATGGCCAGGCCCCAGTTTTCAGTATTATAAATTTTAATCGGCTCATCAGCCATAACCAAATGAATAAACCCCAGAGACAATACCATAACCGCAATAAAAATAATTTTTTTCATTTTATGCAATTCTCCTTTTTACGATTATAACTGGCTGGCTAAAAATCCTGCCAATACTACGATATCTTCCGTACAAAAAATTTTGTTGATATTTTTATCAAAAAGCATGTTGGCTTCCGGCCCAAACTCATCATCCGGCCGCCAGAGTTCTATCATTACCGGCACATCAGTAAATGCCTCTAAAACAATGCCTATATCGCCCTGGTCCACTCTTTTAGCCGGCAACCGCTCTAAAACTGTAAGTATGCCTCCGGGGTGAGCCCCATACTTTCTAATAATCGGCTCAATGGCCCTTTTTCTAAAAGCCGGATAATAACCTTCTACTCCTGATAATTCCTTAAAACTTACCCATTCTCCGGTTAATTCCGGCAGGCCTTTGGATTTAACGACTAAATAATGCAGGATCAGGATAGCGGTAAAATCTTTGGCCGGCGCGTTACAGGCCAACGAGATTATCCTCTTCTCCTTAAAATCTACAGTATATTCATCAGCCAGGAATCTGACCGACGCAGGATCTTCCGGGTTTAATTTAAGTAATTCTTCCCAGGCCTTATTTATGGCTATCTCATAACCCACAGAAACATATTTTACTCTTTTTATTGGATAAATCAACAATTTAGATTGGTAACCGAGGAATAGGGAGGGAATTTGGAACCCTTTTTTGTGGTACTTTTTAGTGTACCTAAAAAAAATTATTTGTCAAGTTAATTTTTAAATTTCTTTATTATTATAGTGATTCCTAACTTTCTGTATATTTAAATGTGTATAATGCTTTGTTGAGTTGAGGCTGAAATGTCCTACCTGATCCGCGATAATCTGTAATGGAATTCCGCGATTTTCTGATTCAGTAATAAAAAAATGTCTAAAAGAATGGGTATGTAATTTCGTGCTAATCTTGGCCCGGGCTGCCCAGCGTTTTACGATTGAATTTATATGTTTCGGATGCTTAATGGGGAAAATATAGTCGTTGGGTTGGAATTCGAAAATCTTAAAATATTCTTTGAAAAGATTGACAGCACCATCCCCAAATATGCTATACCGTTGATGACCCCCCTTCCCATGGCTGATAAATATGACTTTATTTTCGAGATCCACGTCTTTATATTGAAGATTACGCAATTCATTGGAACGCATACCGGTAGTTATCAGTAATTCAATCATTGTATAGGCGGTCAATATTTTTTTATAGGTAGCCCGCATTTTATCATAAGAACTTAATTCCAAGTATGCCCTCAAGGTATCTCTTAATCGCGTTATTTCTTCTAAGGTTGGGACAAAGGGGACTACGTGAGGTTTTTTTATTCTGACAATATTGACTAAGTAATGTAAAAGCGGGGTAAGGGTTTCATTTTTTGTGGTATAGGTGGCCCATTTATAATAGCTTCTTAAAGCCGCAATATAATTTGATATAGTAGAATTATTTATCTTTTTATCATTACGCAAATAGGATAAAAATTCTAAAACATCAGTCCTGGAAACAATATTGAATTGTTGGGGGCGGGTTAAATCTGCCATCAAAAATTTCTTAAATTCAACCAACATCGTTAAATATTGGCATGCAGAAGACTCGGCGAGTTGTCTTTCATACCGTAAATAATTTTCGAATTCCTTTAAATAATCCATCAAACTCTGCCTTTCTCCTCCGGATGAATCATTGACCCTATTTTTTTGTTACCTTTGAATTGTCTATAACCCATTTTTGGAATTTCTTGATACATGTAGGACATCGGTTTATCTGATCCAAAGCAAATTCGATTATCTCTTGGTTATAAATTTTCCTTTTAGATTTAAGTCGGCCCTGGTATCTTAACTTCTCTAAATTTTCATAAGCGGGATCTGTTATTCTGATTGAATGACCAGCCATATTACCTCCTTTGTTATTCTACAAGTAGAATTTACCACAAATAGAATTACTTGTCAATCTTTATTTTTAATAATTGGGTATTTTATATGGAGGGGAGCGGCGGTCAACGGGTGGCAGGAACACCCTCGCGCC
Protein-coding sequences here:
- a CDS encoding chorismate synthase, which encodes MLRFLTAGESHGKALVAILEGMPAGLRVDAAKINQELKRRQQGIGRGKRMQFEDDKARIISGLRKGLTLGSPIALCIENKDFSIEKLPAVTCPRPGHADLAGLLKYGFLDARNVLERASARETASRVGIGAICKIFLQEFKIKISSRVLSIAGVSTPLEMREKIDQAKADKDTVGGIFEVVAKGLPCGLGSYVQADRRLDGKLAQAIMSIPGIKGVEIGLGFRSAYLFGSEVHDAIYYNKNKGYFHKTNNAGGIEGGVSNGEDIVAYACMKPISTLLEPLDSVNILTKKPAKATVQRSDICAVESAGIIAESALAYVLADAFLEKFGSDALGDIKDSYRNYLKRMR
- a CDS encoding thermonuclease family protein, whose product is MKKIIFIAVMVLSLGFIHLVMADEPIKIYNTENWGLAIPFGKTYDYTNIYVKRVVDGDTIQLETGEKVRLIGIDTPEMHESNKLYKDSQRSGQDTAAIRESGRRAYEFTKKLVEGKRVSLEFDVEKYDKYQRLLAYVYLKGDGTFVNAEIISQGYASLMTIPPNVKYADSFLKLYQEARQNKRGLWK
- a CDS encoding DUF3786 domain-containing protein, which produces MIYPIKRVKYVSVGYEIAINKAWEELLKLNPEDPASVRFLADEYTVDFKEKRIISLACNAPAKDFTAILILHYLVVKSKGLPELTGEWVSFKELSGVEGYYPAFRKRAIEPIIRKYGAHPGGILTVLERLPAKRVDQGDIGIVLEAFTDVPVMIELWRPDDEFGPEANMLFDKNINKIFCTEDIVVLAGFLASQL
- a CDS encoding tyrosine-type recombinase/integrase, which gives rise to MDYLKEFENYLRYERQLAESSACQYLTMLVEFKKFLMADLTRPQQFNIVSRTDVLEFLSYLRNDKKINNSTISNYIAALRSYYKWATYTTKNETLTPLLHYLVNIVRIKKPHVVPFVPTLEEITRLRDTLRAYLELSSYDKMRATYKKILTAYTMIELLITTGMRSNELRNLQYKDVDLENKVIFISHGKGGHQRYSIFGDGAVNLFKEYFKIFEFQPNDYIFPIKHPKHINSIVKRWAARAKISTKLHTHSFRHFFITESENRGIPLQIIADQVGHFSLNSTKHYTHLNIQKVRNHYNNKEI